One window of Stenotrophomonas indicatrix genomic DNA carries:
- a CDS encoding N-acetylglucosamine-6-phosphate deacetylase — MTDIRSLHGRILTPLGWRRGQVQFDSHVRQLQVDDHSGGDDPQLPVILPGFIDLHVHGAAGVDLMQGGDVARTIARTHARFGTTTLLATTMTAGLDEIEYALQGVATTMAAPDADAACIAGVHLEGPFISPQRLGAQPNRTIEATLALVQQLHALAPIRVMTLAPEIGEHTALIPALSALGIRVQLGHSAGTYEEGVAALQAGASGFTHLFNGMTGVDHYRPGIAAAALAHAQYAEIIPDLQHIHPGVIRLAARAIPRLYAVTDATAATGMPDGGYALGEQRVHKCGGCVRLATGSLAGSALTMDQALRNLVRVGLDLADASQRVSTFPADYLGLSDRGRIAPDARADLVVLDAELRLQKVVVGGRLIDLD, encoded by the coding sequence ATGACCGATATCCGCTCGCTGCACGGCCGCATCCTCACCCCCTTGGGCTGGCGTCGCGGGCAGGTCCAGTTCGATTCGCACGTGCGCCAGCTGCAGGTGGACGACCACAGCGGCGGCGATGACCCGCAGCTGCCGGTAATCCTGCCCGGCTTCATCGACCTGCACGTGCATGGCGCGGCCGGTGTGGACCTGATGCAGGGCGGCGACGTGGCCCGCACCATCGCACGCACCCATGCGCGCTTCGGCACCACCACGCTGCTGGCGACCACCATGACCGCCGGCCTGGACGAGATCGAATACGCGCTGCAGGGCGTTGCGACAACGATGGCGGCGCCGGATGCCGATGCCGCCTGCATCGCCGGCGTGCACCTGGAAGGCCCCTTCATCAGCCCGCAGCGGCTGGGCGCGCAGCCTAACCGCACGATCGAGGCGACGTTGGCGCTGGTGCAGCAGTTGCACGCGCTGGCACCGATCCGGGTGATGACGCTGGCGCCGGAGATCGGCGAGCACACCGCGCTGATCCCCGCGCTGTCCGCGCTCGGCATCCGCGTGCAGCTCGGCCATAGCGCCGGCACCTACGAGGAAGGCGTGGCCGCATTGCAGGCCGGCGCTTCCGGTTTCACCCATCTGTTCAACGGCATGACCGGCGTCGACCACTACCGGCCTGGCATCGCCGCGGCCGCCTTGGCGCACGCGCAGTACGCCGAGATCATTCCCGACCTGCAGCACATCCATCCCGGTGTGATCCGCCTGGCCGCGCGCGCGATTCCGCGCCTGTATGCGGTGACCGACGCAACCGCCGCCACCGGCATGCCCGATGGCGGGTACGCGCTGGGCGAACAGCGCGTGCACAAGTGCGGCGGCTGCGTACGCCTGGCCACCGGCTCGCTGGCCGGCAGTGCGCTGACCATGGACCAGGCGCTGCGCAATCTGGTGCGGGTGGGATTGGACCTGGCTGACGCGTCGCAGCGCGTGTCCACCTTCCCGGCCGATTACCTGGGCTTGAGCGATCGCGGCCGCATTGCGCCCGACGCCCGCGCCGATCTGGTGGTGCTGGATGCGGAACTGCGCCTGCAGAAAGTGGTGGTGGGCGGTCGATTGATCGATCTGGATTGA
- a CDS encoding MFS transporter: MTAATAPAVPASTAPRWPVRYLLFIGGLGGLLYGIDIGIIAGALPYLEATASHAWQLSSQQLGFVVAAVLLGSVLSSLFAGMIADLIGRRGAMLLAGVLFTASIPIMALASGYTPLLLGRLLQGVSGGLIGVVIPLYLAEVLSPERRGRGAAMFQLLLTVGLVLAALIGLYHAHAVDAAAEAVRSLPVTQQAQELFTVKDHAWRTIFWTCLAPGLLFCAGIFWLSESPRWLVRRGRIDDARRSLQRVLPAADVEPTLAQIQAPESSGSSGKRDPLLSRRYVVPFVLACVVLACTQATGINSVLAYAVNILNQAGLSGSVANGADVAIKLLNAVMTVVALLLVDRKGRKFLLMLGSGGICVALLAAATLFFQAERGRADVQPHLQAAVSGDGLQLVLDDAQWQRLAGGVDREGRPLQLTVSYAYGDFTNVRALRSDNLTDRELRIERAGTVQPDSVIGAFFRTMHLNPFADPASAAQAPLRIEQARIGPIPPPAHGWAVAACILVFVAFFAVGPGVCVWLALSELMPNRIRSNGMSIALLINQFVSTTIAAIFLPTVGHYGYASMFLFWAGCTFVFFLVAALWLPETKGRSLEEIEAGFAGKQR; encoded by the coding sequence ATGACCGCAGCCACTGCACCTGCCGTACCCGCTTCCACCGCCCCGCGCTGGCCCGTGCGCTATCTGCTGTTCATCGGCGGCCTCGGTGGCCTGCTGTACGGCATCGACATCGGCATCATCGCCGGCGCCCTGCCCTATCTTGAAGCCACCGCCAGCCACGCCTGGCAGCTCAGCAGCCAGCAGCTCGGCTTCGTCGTCGCCGCGGTGTTGCTGGGCAGCGTGCTGTCCTCACTGTTCGCCGGCATGATCGCCGACCTCATCGGCCGCCGTGGCGCGATGCTGCTGGCCGGCGTGCTGTTCACCGCCAGCATCCCGATCATGGCGCTGGCCTCGGGTTACACCCCGCTGCTGCTGGGGCGCCTGCTGCAGGGTGTCAGCGGTGGCCTGATCGGCGTGGTCATTCCCCTGTACCTGGCCGAAGTGCTCAGCCCGGAACGACGTGGCCGGGGCGCGGCGATGTTCCAGCTGCTGCTGACCGTCGGCCTGGTGCTGGCCGCGTTGATCGGGCTGTACCACGCTCACGCCGTGGACGCCGCCGCAGAAGCGGTGCGCTCGCTGCCGGTCACACAGCAGGCGCAGGAGCTGTTCACGGTGAAGGACCACGCCTGGCGCACCATCTTCTGGACCTGCCTGGCACCGGGCCTGCTGTTCTGCGCCGGCATCTTCTGGCTGTCCGAATCACCGCGCTGGCTGGTGCGTCGTGGCCGCATCGATGATGCACGCCGCAGCCTGCAGCGCGTGCTGCCCGCTGCCGACGTCGAGCCCACCCTGGCGCAGATCCAGGCTCCAGAATCGAGTGGCAGCAGCGGCAAGCGTGACCCGCTGCTCAGCCGCCGCTACGTGGTGCCGTTCGTGTTGGCCTGCGTGGTGCTGGCCTGCACCCAGGCCACCGGCATCAACTCGGTGCTGGCCTATGCGGTGAACATCCTCAACCAGGCAGGCCTGTCCGGCTCGGTGGCCAACGGCGCCGACGTGGCGATCAAACTGCTCAACGCGGTGATGACCGTGGTCGCGCTGCTGCTGGTCGACCGCAAGGGCCGCAAGTTCTTGCTGATGCTGGGCAGCGGTGGCATCTGCGTGGCCCTGCTGGCCGCAGCAACGCTGTTCTTCCAGGCCGAACGGGGCCGCGCCGACGTGCAGCCGCACCTGCAGGCCGCAGTGAGTGGCGATGGCTTGCAACTGGTACTGGATGACGCGCAGTGGCAGCGTCTTGCCGGTGGCGTCGACCGCGAGGGCCGGCCGCTGCAGCTGACCGTGTCCTACGCCTATGGCGACTTCACCAACGTACGCGCGCTGCGCAGCGACAACCTGACCGACCGCGAGCTGCGCATCGAACGCGCCGGTACCGTGCAGCCGGACAGCGTCATCGGCGCGTTCTTCCGCACGATGCACCTCAATCCGTTCGCCGACCCGGCCAGCGCCGCGCAGGCACCACTGCGCATCGAGCAAGCCCGCATCGGCCCGATCCCGCCACCCGCGCATGGCTGGGCCGTCGCCGCCTGCATCCTGGTGTTCGTGGCGTTCTTCGCCGTCGGCCCCGGCGTATGCGTGTGGCTGGCGCTGTCCGAGCTGATGCCCAACCGCATCCGCTCCAACGGCATGAGCATCGCGCTGCTGATCAACCAGTTCGTGTCCACCACCATTGCCGCCATCTTCCTGCCGACGGTGGGACACTACGGCTACGCCAGCATGTTCCTGTTCTGGGCGGGCTGCACGTTCGTGTTCTTCCTGGTGGCCGCGTTGTGGCTGCCGGAAACCAAGGGGCGCTCTCTGGAAGAGATCGAAGCCGGGTTTGCAGGAAAGCAGCGCTGA
- a CDS encoding HdeD family acid-resistance protein yields MNSPLSPLLSAVGRSWWILLLYGLVALGFGIIAIGWPMSAAIALAWTLGVMAIVEGIISLLALITGGSGASRGWLLLYVVASLGFGVLAVINPLATASVLVLFLAAWLLVAGIYRIVFAIRVRKQIQGEWLLILSGVLAIVLGLLFAANPYAGVAVTTLWIGIGSLLYGVLQVLVAFKLRKLR; encoded by the coding sequence ATGAATTCCCCCTTGTCTCCCCTGTTGTCGGCCGTTGGACGCAGCTGGTGGATCCTGTTGCTGTACGGTCTGGTCGCACTGGGCTTCGGCATCATCGCGATTGGCTGGCCGATGTCGGCGGCCATCGCACTGGCGTGGACGCTGGGTGTGATGGCGATCGTGGAGGGCATCATCAGCCTGCTGGCGCTGATCACCGGTGGCAGCGGCGCCTCGCGCGGCTGGCTGCTGCTGTACGTGGTCGCCTCGCTGGGCTTCGGCGTCCTGGCCGTTATCAATCCGCTGGCCACTGCCAGCGTACTGGTGCTGTTCCTGGCGGCATGGCTGCTGGTGGCTGGCATCTACCGCATCGTCTTCGCCATACGCGTACGCAAGCAGATCCAGGGAGAGTGGCTGCTGATCCTCAGCGGCGTGCTGGCCATCGTGCTGGGCCTGCTGTTCGCGGCCAATCCGTATGCCGGCGTGGCGGTGACCACGCTGTGGATCGGTATCGGCAGCCTGCTTTACGGCGTGCTGCAGGTGCTGGTGGCGTTCAAGCTGCGGAAGCTGCGCTGA
- a CDS encoding ComF family protein, which yields MRFTLPPVLGESLQIAFRLLLPLRCLVCSEPGHDTLDLCVACLAELPWAGRACLRCALPLPDDALPICGTCRDEPPPQTATHASLLYLPPIDQLLVRYKFHQDLAAGRLLAQLMLRNPPPWSCAPLVPAPLHRKRLRQRGYDQAAELCRLLQLPTWRGLYRRRHTAPQSERSAEHRRDNLFDAFDVRGAVPARLTIVDDVMTTGSTVLEIAETLRLVGAEDVRAWVCARVP from the coding sequence ATGCGCTTCACACTGCCTCCTGTCCTTGGCGAGTCATTGCAGATCGCCTTTCGCCTGCTGCTGCCCCTGCGCTGCCTGGTCTGCAGCGAGCCCGGCCATGACACCCTCGACCTCTGCGTCGCCTGTCTCGCCGAGCTGCCGTGGGCGGGCCGCGCCTGCCTTCGCTGCGCGCTGCCGCTGCCCGATGACGCCCTGCCCATCTGCGGGACCTGCCGCGACGAGCCGCCGCCGCAGACCGCTACCCACGCCAGCCTGTTGTACCTGCCGCCGATCGATCAGCTGCTGGTCCGCTACAAATTCCACCAGGATCTGGCTGCTGGGCGCCTGCTTGCACAATTGATGCTGCGCAACCCGCCGCCGTGGTCGTGCGCGCCACTGGTACCCGCGCCACTGCACCGGAAGCGGCTGCGTCAGCGTGGTTACGATCAGGCTGCCGAGCTGTGTCGTCTGCTGCAGTTGCCGACGTGGCGCGGGTTGTATCGTCGTCGCCACACCGCGCCGCAGTCCGAACGCAGCGCCGAGCACCGCCGCGACAATCTGTTCGATGCCTTCGATGTGCGCGGCGCTGTACCGGCTCGACTGACCATCGTGGACGACGTGATGACCACTGGCAGTACCGTGCTGGAGATTGCAGAGACGCTGCGCCTGGTGGGGGCTGAAGATGTGCGGGCGTGGGTCTGCGCCCGCGTGCCGTGA
- a CDS encoding H-NS family nucleoid-associated regulatory protein, with protein sequence MTIDVEHLSLRELNALVTAAEQRRALVASRRPMAVVRRKLIAFAAQCGYTIEELIGAAPAEAAAPVRKPATRRKVGKVAAKYRDPDNKRNTWSGRGRMPRWLAEKTKHGRSPADFLIPGLGRSDVRKSSAIGQRTVFKQS encoded by the coding sequence ATGACAATCGACGTTGAACACCTGAGCCTGCGGGAACTGAACGCCCTTGTGACTGCTGCCGAGCAGCGGAGGGCGCTGGTCGCCAGCCGCCGCCCCATGGCCGTCGTCCGTCGCAAGCTGATCGCCTTCGCCGCGCAGTGCGGCTACACGATTGAAGAGCTGATCGGGGCCGCGCCCGCCGAGGCCGCTGCACCGGTCCGCAAACCTGCCACACGGCGCAAGGTGGGCAAGGTGGCGGCCAAGTACCGCGACCCGGACAACAAGCGCAACACGTGGTCGGGACGTGGCCGGATGCCGCGCTGGCTTGCCGAGAAGACCAAGCATGGCCGCAGCCCTGCCGATTTCCTGATTCCCGGGCTGGGCCGGTCCGACGTTCGAAAGTCCAGCGCGATCGGGCAGAGAACCGTCTTCAAGCAGAGCTGA
- a CDS encoding DUF3658 domain-containing protein, producing MDTHKNAATRRNAVLCSLADLPDGGLRVVMDDLRKSNTAGMWQHRTFVTFKDYPPGMLADPVGLSEAELADFGFVVLVRLLAVNGRLADTDDAPDSDAHLTNEQRHRIAALTDEDVARIDQQLLSLCDGQFRKVAYIVGMAMSLEPERPPGIPYVFYAGRVRKLVERGALQAAGDLSRMRCSEVRRVSSA from the coding sequence ATGGACACGCACAAGAACGCCGCAACCCGTCGCAACGCTGTGCTGTGCAGCCTGGCTGATCTGCCCGATGGAGGTTTGCGCGTGGTAATGGATGACCTACGGAAATCGAACACCGCCGGTATGTGGCAGCACCGCACGTTCGTTACGTTCAAGGACTATCCACCAGGCATGCTTGCCGACCCCGTAGGCCTGTCCGAAGCGGAGTTGGCAGACTTTGGCTTCGTCGTGCTGGTCCGCCTGCTGGCTGTAAATGGCCGGCTGGCTGACACTGACGACGCGCCGGACAGCGATGCGCACCTCACCAACGAACAGCGGCACCGCATCGCAGCGCTGACCGACGAGGATGTCGCGCGGATCGATCAGCAGCTGCTTTCCCTCTGTGACGGTCAGTTCCGCAAAGTCGCCTATATCGTAGGCATGGCGATGTCGTTGGAACCCGAACGTCCGCCGGGAATTCCATATGTGTTCTACGCAGGGCGTGTGCGTAAGCTGGTCGAGCGTGGCGCGCTGCAGGCTGCCGGCGACCTGTCGCGCATGCGCTGCAGCGAAGTGCGCCGGGTCAGCTCTGCTTGA
- the bioB gene encoding biotin synthase BioB yields the protein MATAIRHDWHHDELQALFDLPFPELLFRAAAVHREHFDPAQVQVSTLLSVKTGGCPEDCAYCPQAQRYSTGVNAQKLMDTDAVLAKARQAKSAGASRFCMGAAWRSPKDRDIPKVAAMIAGVKALGLETCATLGMLSGEQARALKDAGLDYYNHNLDTAPDYYESIIHTRQYQDRLDTLGHVRDAGLKTCCGGIVGMGETRAQRVGLLLALATLPAHPDSVPINKLVQVAGTPLHGSAELDPFEFVRMIAVARIAMPRSMVRLSAGREAMSDELQALCFLAGANSIFHGDKLLTTGNPESERDMALFARLGLQPMAVQVDADGHDHGGTVHADISADAPGCGCAHAA from the coding sequence ATGGCAACCGCCATCCGCCACGACTGGCACCACGACGAACTGCAGGCGCTGTTCGACCTGCCCTTCCCGGAACTGCTGTTCCGCGCCGCCGCCGTCCACCGCGAGCACTTCGACCCGGCCCAGGTGCAGGTATCCACGCTGCTGTCGGTGAAGACCGGTGGCTGCCCGGAAGACTGCGCGTACTGCCCGCAGGCGCAGCGCTACAGCACCGGGGTCAACGCACAGAAACTGATGGACACCGATGCGGTGCTGGCCAAGGCCCGCCAAGCCAAATCGGCCGGTGCCTCACGTTTCTGCATGGGTGCGGCCTGGCGTTCGCCGAAGGACCGCGACATCCCCAAGGTGGCAGCGATGATCGCCGGGGTGAAAGCGCTGGGCCTGGAAACCTGCGCCACGCTGGGCATGCTCAGTGGCGAGCAGGCGCGCGCGTTGAAGGACGCCGGCCTGGACTACTACAACCACAACCTCGATACCGCGCCGGACTACTACGAGTCGATCATCCACACCCGGCAGTACCAGGATCGCCTGGATACGCTGGGCCATGTGCGCGATGCGGGGCTGAAGACCTGCTGCGGCGGCATCGTCGGCATGGGCGAAACGCGCGCGCAACGCGTCGGCCTGCTGCTGGCGCTGGCCACCTTGCCGGCGCATCCCGATTCGGTGCCGATCAACAAACTGGTGCAGGTGGCCGGCACGCCGCTGCATGGCAGTGCCGAGCTGGACCCGTTCGAGTTCGTGCGCATGATCGCCGTGGCCCGCATCGCCATGCCGCGTTCGATGGTGCGGCTGTCGGCCGGCCGCGAGGCGATGAGTGATGAGCTGCAGGCGCTGTGCTTCCTGGCCGGCGCCAACTCCATCTTCCATGGCGACAAGCTGCTGACCACCGGCAACCCGGAAAGCGAGCGCGACATGGCCCTGTTCGCACGCCTGGGCCTGCAGCCGATGGCGGTGCAGGTAGACGCCGACGGTCACGACCATGGCGGCACCGTGCATGCCGATATCAGCGCCGATGCCCCCGGCTGCGGCTGCGCCCACGCGGCCTGA
- the bioF gene encoding 8-amino-7-oxononanoate synthase — MARPDLTARLQAQRALRDAQGRRRPRRTVTRRDGVRLEVDGRWLTGFCSNDYLGLAQQFSVVNALQDAAAREGAGAGASHLVCGHHALHDALEREVAEWLGYPRALLFGSGFIANLAVQQALLSEENDVCVQDKLNHASLLDATRLAGARLRRYPHLDAEGAMRQLKHAPDGAAMLATDGVFSMDGDIAPLRALSLVARLQQALFYVDDAHGVGVLGDGRGAVATAGLGVDDVPLQLVTLGKALGGSGALVLGRDDLIEHLAETARPYIYTTAMAPALAASALEAVRLARRDHWRRAKLADLIALFRGEARRHGLDLMASETPIQPLLCGDDHTAVAMSQALEQAGWLVGAIRPPTVPEGKARLRVTLSALHTTEQVRGLVEAIAVARDRVAFAAREVLPPSLPALA; from the coding sequence ATGGCACGCCCCGACCTGACCGCCCGCCTCCAAGCCCAGCGCGCGCTGCGCGATGCACAAGGCCGTCGCCGCCCGCGGCGCACGGTCACCCGTCGCGATGGTGTGCGCCTGGAAGTCGATGGGCGCTGGCTGACCGGCTTCTGCAGCAACGATTACCTGGGCCTGGCCCAGCAGTTCAGCGTGGTCAACGCACTGCAGGACGCCGCCGCGCGCGAAGGTGCCGGTGCCGGTGCTTCGCACCTGGTCTGCGGCCACCACGCGCTGCACGACGCATTGGAACGCGAAGTGGCCGAGTGGCTCGGTTACCCGCGTGCCTTGCTGTTCGGCAGTGGCTTCATCGCCAACCTGGCCGTGCAGCAGGCGCTGCTGAGCGAAGAGAACGATGTCTGCGTGCAGGACAAGCTCAACCACGCCAGTCTGCTCGATGCCACCCGGCTGGCTGGCGCGCGCCTGCGCCGCTACCCGCACCTGGACGCGGAAGGTGCGATGCGCCAGCTCAAGCATGCGCCCGATGGCGCAGCGATGCTGGCCACCGACGGTGTCTTCAGCATGGATGGCGATATCGCGCCGCTGCGTGCGCTGTCGCTGGTCGCGCGCCTGCAGCAGGCGTTGTTCTACGTGGACGATGCGCATGGCGTGGGCGTGCTCGGCGATGGTCGTGGCGCGGTCGCCACCGCCGGCCTGGGCGTGGACGATGTGCCGCTGCAGCTGGTCACCCTGGGCAAGGCGCTTGGCGGTTCCGGCGCGCTGGTGCTCGGCCGCGACGACCTGATAGAGCATCTGGCGGAAACCGCACGCCCCTACATCTACACCACTGCCATGGCGCCGGCGTTGGCAGCGTCTGCGCTGGAAGCGGTGCGGCTGGCCCGACGCGATCATTGGCGGCGCGCGAAGCTGGCCGATCTGATTGCACTGTTCCGCGGCGAAGCGCGACGTCACGGGCTGGATCTGATGGCATCGGAAACGCCGATCCAGCCGCTGTTGTGTGGCGACGACCACACCGCCGTGGCGATGTCGCAGGCGCTGGAACAGGCCGGCTGGCTGGTCGGCGCGATCCGCCCACCGACCGTGCCGGAGGGCAAGGCGCGCCTGCGCGTCACCTTGTCCGCGCTGCACACCACCGAGCAGGTACGCGGCCTGGTCGAAGCCATCGCCGTTGCACGCGACCGCGTGGCCTTTGCCGCGCGCGAAGTACTGCCACCGTCGTTGCCGGCGCTGGCCTGA
- the bioH gene encoding pimeloyl-ACP methyl ester esterase BioH, with the protein MHIEVTGHGPDLVLIHGWALQGGVFAPLVQRLADRFTLHLVDLPGHGHSRDDSTPLRLPFVVNAIAAATPPAVWCGWSLGGLFALHAAATLPKVRGLAMIAATPRFVRGDDWPHAVEPSVFEQFGRDLAQDFSGTLERFLALDVMGSAHAREELRTLRQRLVERGAPTERALCEGLQLLENTDLRGALPALGKPSLWIAGQRDRLVSPAAMQAAAALAPGGQSLTVAHGGHAPFLGHADEVAAALQHFVAGLSPADGGQ; encoded by the coding sequence ATGCATATCGAAGTGACCGGCCATGGGCCGGACCTGGTACTGATCCACGGGTGGGCCCTGCAGGGCGGCGTGTTTGCGCCACTGGTGCAGCGTCTGGCCGATCGGTTCACGCTGCACCTGGTCGACCTGCCCGGCCATGGCCACAGCCGGGACGACAGCACGCCGCTGCGTCTGCCGTTCGTGGTCAACGCCATTGCCGCGGCCACGCCGCCGGCGGTGTGGTGCGGTTGGTCACTGGGCGGTCTGTTCGCGCTGCACGCGGCGGCCACGCTGCCAAAGGTACGTGGTCTGGCGATGATCGCCGCCACGCCGCGCTTCGTGCGCGGTGATGACTGGCCGCACGCTGTGGAGCCATCGGTATTCGAGCAGTTCGGTCGTGACCTGGCGCAGGACTTCAGTGGCACCCTGGAACGTTTCCTGGCACTGGACGTGATGGGTTCGGCGCATGCCCGCGAGGAACTGCGTACCCTGCGCCAGCGCCTGGTCGAACGCGGCGCGCCTACCGAACGCGCATTGTGCGAGGGCCTGCAGCTGCTGGAGAACACCGACCTGCGCGGCGCCTTGCCCGCACTGGGCAAGCCCAGCCTGTGGATTGCCGGCCAGCGCGACCGTCTGGTCTCGCCGGCCGCGATGCAGGCCGCTGCCGCGCTGGCGCCGGGCGGGCAGTCGCTGACCGTCGCCCATGGCGGCCACGCCCCCTTCCTCGGCCATGCCGATGAAGTGGCAGCCGCCCTGCAACACTTCGTTGCCGGCCTGTCACCGGCCGATGGCGGACAATGA
- a CDS encoding SDR family oxidoreductase, producing MDLGISGRWALVCGASKGLGLGCARALVREGVNVVIVARGDAALQAAAEELRTLPGAAEVRATGADVTTEAGRAHALAACPQVDILVTNAGGPPPGDFRTFERDDWIAALDANMLAPIALIRATVDAMIERGFGRIVNITSSSVKAPIDTLALSNGARSGLTGFVAGLARRTVAHNVTINNLLPGQFDTDRLRANFAHAAGQDGDAQAVAERRRQQIPAGRFGTPDEFGATCAFLCSAQAGYLTGQNLLIDGGAYPGTF from the coding sequence ATGGATCTGGGCATTTCCGGCCGCTGGGCACTGGTCTGCGGCGCCAGCAAGGGGCTTGGCCTGGGCTGCGCACGTGCGCTGGTGCGCGAAGGCGTGAACGTTGTCATCGTCGCCCGCGGTGATGCTGCGCTGCAGGCTGCGGCTGAAGAACTGCGCACGCTGCCCGGTGCCGCTGAAGTACGCGCGACTGGTGCCGACGTCACCACCGAGGCGGGCCGCGCCCACGCGCTGGCCGCCTGCCCGCAGGTCGACATCCTGGTGACCAACGCCGGCGGTCCGCCGCCCGGCGACTTCCGCACATTTGAGCGCGACGACTGGATCGCCGCGCTGGACGCCAACATGCTGGCGCCGATCGCGCTGATCCGCGCCACCGTCGACGCGATGATCGAACGTGGCTTCGGCCGCATCGTCAACATCACCTCGTCTTCGGTGAAGGCTCCCATTGACACGCTTGCGTTGTCCAACGGCGCGCGCAGCGGCCTGACCGGCTTCGTCGCCGGGTTGGCGCGGCGCACTGTCGCCCACAACGTCACGATCAACAATCTGCTGCCCGGCCAGTTCGATACCGACCGCCTGCGCGCCAACTTCGCTCACGCCGCAGGGCAGGATGGTGATGCGCAGGCTGTGGCCGAACGCCGCCGCCAGCAGATTCCCGCCGGCCGCTTCGGTACGCCGGACGAATTCGGCGCCACCTGCGCCTTCCTGTGCAGTGCACAGGCGGGTTACCTCACCGGACAGAACCTGCTGATCGACGGCGGCGCCTACCCCGGTACGTTCTAA
- the bioC gene encoding malonyl-ACP O-methyltransferase BioC: protein MPSHFDARHVRRAFARAATSYDAAAALQREVQSRLLESLDYLEARKPEVVLDIGAGTGHASALMKKRWPKAQVIALDVALPMLDQAKRQAGWWKPFQRLAADATALPLADNSVDVIFSNLCLQWVDDLPAVFAGFRRVLKPGGLLLCSTFGPETLVELNEAFAAADDRPHVSRFAQIAQFGDALMMAGFRDPVLDRDLFTLTYDDLPSLMRELRAMGATNARVDRRHTLTGRGRFAAAAAAYEPMRRGDGKLPSSWEVIYAHAWAPDPGAPIREGGHDVASVPVSAIPIRRKQT from the coding sequence ATGCCGTCCCACTTCGATGCCCGCCATGTCCGCCGCGCCTTCGCCCGCGCCGCCACCAGCTACGACGCTGCCGCCGCCCTGCAGCGCGAGGTGCAGTCGCGGCTGCTGGAATCGCTGGACTACCTGGAGGCGCGCAAGCCGGAGGTGGTGCTGGATATCGGCGCCGGCACCGGCCATGCCAGCGCGCTGATGAAGAAGCGCTGGCCGAAGGCGCAGGTGATCGCGCTGGACGTGGCGCTGCCGATGCTGGACCAGGCCAAGCGCCAGGCTGGCTGGTGGAAGCCGTTCCAGCGCCTGGCCGCTGATGCCACCGCGCTGCCGTTGGCTGACAACAGCGTGGACGTGATCTTCAGCAACCTGTGCCTGCAGTGGGTGGACGACCTGCCGGCGGTGTTCGCCGGTTTCCGCCGCGTGCTCAAGCCCGGTGGGCTGCTGCTGTGTTCAACCTTCGGGCCGGAAACGCTGGTCGAACTCAATGAAGCCTTCGCCGCCGCCGATGACCGGCCGCATGTCAGCCGCTTCGCGCAGATCGCCCAGTTCGGCGATGCGCTGATGATGGCCGGCTTCCGCGATCCGGTACTCGACCGCGACCTGTTCACCTTGACCTACGACGATCTGCCCTCGTTGATGCGCGAGCTGCGTGCGATGGGCGCGACCAACGCACGGGTCGATCGCCGCCATACGTTGACCGGGCGGGGTCGGTTCGCGGCGGCCGCGGCGGCGTACGAACCGATGCGCCGTGGCGATGGCAAGCTGCCCAGCAGCTGGGAAGTGATCTACGCCCATGCCTGGGCGCCGGATCCGGGCGCACCGATCCGCGAAGGTGGCCACGACGTAGCCTCGGTACCGGTGTCGGCGATCCCGATCCGGCGCAAGCAGACCTGA
- a CDS encoding YdcF family protein, protein MSRGRRGERTGLLGWLWRLFILLVIWLLGVTAWIVWVGERDQAAKADAIIVLGAAAYDAKPSPVFEERIRHGLDLYDAGYAPLLIFTGGYGGTGARFSESQVARRYALKHGIPDEAILIETASRNTVQNLVEAKRLMDQRKLHSVIIVSDPLHMARALRLSKALGIQALASSTPSTRFRSFHTSWRFLVQEIYFFHRDLVRPPLSSPANT, encoded by the coding sequence ATGAGCCGAGGCCGCCGTGGTGAACGTACCGGCCTGCTCGGTTGGTTGTGGCGGTTGTTCATACTGCTGGTGATCTGGCTGCTGGGCGTGACCGCCTGGATCGTCTGGGTCGGCGAACGCGACCAGGCGGCCAAGGCGGACGCGATCATCGTGCTGGGCGCGGCCGCCTACGATGCCAAGCCCTCGCCGGTGTTTGAAGAGCGCATCCGCCACGGCCTGGATCTGTACGACGCCGGCTACGCGCCACTGCTGATCTTTACCGGTGGCTATGGCGGCACCGGCGCGCGCTTCTCCGAATCGCAGGTGGCCCGCCGCTATGCGCTCAAGCACGGCATTCCCGATGAGGCGATCCTCATCGAGACCGCCTCGCGCAATACGGTGCAGAACCTGGTCGAGGCCAAGCGGCTGATGGACCAGCGCAAGCTGCATTCGGTGATCATCGTCAGCGACCCGCTGCACATGGCGCGCGCGCTGCGCCTGAGCAAGGCACTGGGCATCCAGGCGTTGGCGTCGTCCACGCCGAGCACGCGCTTCCGCAGCTTCCATACCAGCTGGCGCTTCCTGGTGCAGGAGATCTACTTCTTCCACCGCGACCTGGTGCGGCCGCCGCTGAGCTCACCGGCCAATACCTGA